The following are encoded together in the Tursiops truncatus isolate mTurTru1 chromosome 10, mTurTru1.mat.Y, whole genome shotgun sequence genome:
- the LRTM1 gene encoding leucine-rich repeat and transmembrane domain-containing protein 1, which yields MAIVEWCQVSMTMLGLIVETLQETCFFLFVVGELLLLSSMIFLLPVVCGCPERCHCHSPSNFVDCSRQGLAEVPSDLPPQTLTLHLQDNQIRQLPASAFKSVPQLTALNLHNNSLSNLTSGVFHGLQHLRVLNLTQNSLHSLESRLFHSLPQLRELDLSSNNISHLPTSLGEPWENLTVFAIQQNQLQQLDRALLESMPRVRHLFLKDNLWKCNCHLLSLKLWLETFIYKGGITDSIICASPDTWKGKDLLKIPHELYQPCPFPSADLESSQVQQLGAAHRAVPRPPESHSPGERDHWECEIKPKPRPANLRHAVATIIITGVVCGIVCLMMLAAVIYGCTYAAITAQYHVGRLAQINEPAKTEGKELFDSSMA from the exons tttctttctgtttgttgtAGGCGAACTGCTCCTGCTCTCAAGTATGATTTTCCTGCTCCCGGTGGTGTGTGGCTGCCCAGAGAGGTGCCACTGTCACTCACCTTCAAATTTTGTAGACTGCAGCCGGCAGGGTCTGGCTGAAGTCCCTTCCGATCTGCCTCCTCAGACTCTAACCCTGCACTTACAAGATAACCAGATACGTCAGCTTCCGGCTTCTGCATTTAAGTCAGTGCCACAGCTCACAGCCTTGAACTTGCACAACAATTCTCTTTCAAATCTGACCTCCGGAGTTTTCCATGGACTTCAGCACTTGCGGGTCTTAAACCTAACCCAGAACTCCCTGCATTCCCTGGAAAGCAGACTTTTCCATTCCCTCCCACAGCTGAGGGAACTTGATTTATCATCAAACAACATAAGCCACCTTCCCACATCCCTGGGTGAGCCTTGGGAGAACCTAACTGTATTTGCGATCCAACAAAACCAGCTTCAGCAGCTCGATCGAGCCCTCCTAGAATCCATGCCCAGAGTGAGGCATTTATTTCTCAAGGACAACCTCTGGAAATGCAATTGCCACTTGCTCAGTCTTAAACTCTGGCTGGAGACGTTTATCTATAAAG GGGGAATAACAGACAGCATCATCTGTGCCTCACCGGACACCTGGAAGGGAAAGGACCTCCTTAAAATCCCTCACGAGCTGTACCAGCCCTGCCCTTTTCCTTCTGCAGACCTGGAGTCCTCACAGGTGCAGCAGCTAGGTGCTGCCCACCGGGCTGTACCCAGGCCCCCTGAGAGCCACAGCCCAGGGGAGCGAGACCACTGGGAGTGTGAGATCAAACCCAAGCCGAGGCCAGCCAATCTGCGCCACGCCgtggccaccatcatcatcacgGGGGTGGTGTGTGGGATCGTGTGTCTCATGATGTTGGCGGCTGTCATTTATGGCTGCACCTATGCAGCTATTACCGCCCAGTACCATGTGGGACGCTTGGCTCAGATCAATGAGCCTGcgaagacagaaggaaaagagctgTTTGACAGCTCAATGGCCTGA